A region of the Desulfovibrio litoralis DSM 11393 genome:
GTTTTTATTATACTAGCTATTTTACTGCTACAGCCGTCAATGGAGCTGATTGGGAAAATAATATTCATGTATATCAACATATTACCTTGCCGGACAATCTTATAATAGTTCCTGTTTCTTTTGGAAAAGACAAAGATACAAACGTTGTGGTTATTTTAAGTGCCGAAGATAAAGGCTTGCGTATTACAAGGGTTGAAGATACTTGGGGATATTCAGCTATTCCTTAGTTGTTTTGGTGTTATTTTCCGCCATATCAATTAAGGTACGAATAGCTTGCGGAAGCTCTCTTTGTGTTTCTTTTCCGAATAGACGTTTAAAGAGAGGGGTTAAGAAACCTCGCATTTCTACTTTGTGAGTTATTACTCCATTACTTATTTGATGTCTAAAAATAATGGTCGTGAAGGGCAAATTATTACGAGTTGTAAAAGACTTAAAAGGCGTTACTTCTTCAAGCAAACAACGTACTTTAGGGCCGTTTACAGGCTTTATGCTAATGTATTCCCCTTGGGAAAATGTTGTTTCTAGCTTTGCCCATTTTACGCCACAATCCCATTTTGACCATGAGTCAACGTTTGACCATAGTTCCCATATTGCTTCAGGGGAAGCAGTGGTTGTAGCTGATTCTTCAAATGTCCAGTAAAACATTGTGGTTTATCCTTTTTAGAGTTTAATGTTTATTAAGCTAATAAAAAAAACAACCTAACTAAATAGGTTGTTTTCAAAATTTCTGGTCGGGATGAGAAGATTCGAACTTCCGGCCCCATGCACCCCATGCATGTACGCTAGCCAAGCTGCGCCACATCCCGACGAAGTCGCTTTTATAGATAAAAGAATCTGTGTTGTCAAGGACAACTTTTATTTTTAAGATGGTTTCAAATCTAATATTGAGTGTTTGTTGCAACGTTTAAATAATTTGTTACGCTTTTAACGTAAGTCATAGTTTTTACAAGATTAACAACGCGGTCTATTTCTCGTTGACTGCTCATTAATCCTAAAAGAACAACATGTCCGCCCCAAACATCAACTCTTACTTGAGTGGATTTTATATCTTTATGCAAAAGAAGTTCTGAGTCAATATTCGCCTCGAGTCTAGTATCATTTATCGTGCTTGATGAATCAGTCGGAAACCAATGGGCGGTTACTTTGTTTACTCCGTCAACGCTTTGTGCTTTATTTACCGCAAAGGTGCGTAATTCTTTAGGTAGTTGACCAACAAGATAAACATCACCGTTAAAAGAATAGATATTCACATCTCTGATTGATTTTATGGGGCTTTCAAAAAGAAGGGCGGTTTTAATTTTGGTTTCTATACTTGTATCTGAAAGTTGTGTACCCAAACTACGTTCATCGTTAATTGTGGCACAAGCTCCAAGCAGGCAGAGGGAAAGCAAAAGAAACAACAATAATATTTTTTTCATAACTCACCAAAATTTATTTTATGAACTTATTTTGTCCATTGTTAATACAATATATTTATGCTATCTTAAATTAAACTTAATGAAGATCATTGCAAAACTGTATTTTGCGTGCTTTTGTTATCGTTTTATGCCTATGTACAAACAGAACATAAAACGTCTTAGATCGCAAAATCACTCGTTTTACAGGAAAATTAAAATTTCTTTATTCGTGTTTTTTTGAGTGTCTTTTTAGCGTAAGCCACTGAGCGACTATTGTGCAATAGTCTCTTAATGATAATTATAATGAATTTTATAAATTAAGCAATATATTAACAAACACTACTAGTTGGAGTTTTCTCAATGTCAATAAAATCTAAAGTAATTTCAATTGTTATGATACTTGGTGTAATTGGTTTTGGTTATTGGTTTTGGTTAGGCGGTCAAGAGCTAAAAACTGATAATGCGGTGGTTGAAGGCGATATTATCCCAATTTACGCAGGTATTTCGGGCTATATAAATAAAGCTGAGTTGAATAATAATGATGAGGTCAAAGCGGGTGATTTATTAGTCAGCTTTGATACAACGGAATATATTATGGCGTTAACCGACGAAAACGCAAAACTTGCCAAGATGAAACAACTTTCTCCAAATCTTGGTATGAGCGATGCTCCAACAAGAAACAGCTCATTACAGCAACTGCAACATAACGAAGAAGTTTTGAAACAAGAACTGAGCCATTATTCCACGCTTCATGCACAGGCGATGATAGAACTAAGCCGAGTGAAAAACCTTGTTGCCCAAGGTTCTATGTCTGCTGAACAGTTGGAAATTGCACGTAATGCCGAAAACGTAATCAAGTCTAATTTAGAACTTGTTAAATTTAAAATGGAAACGGCGAGTCGGGCAAGGGCGGCAAAAGATCAGGAAATTCAACAAACTTTGTCTGACCTTGATTCCGCTTATGTGCGTTTTACTAATCAAGACTACGAAGCTCAAGTTGCAAGAGTGAGAAAGGCTGAAGAAGAGTTACAACGTTGCTATATTAAAGCTCCGATTAGTGGATATATTATTAATAAAAATGTAAAAGTCGGCAAAATGGCAGAAAAAGGACAAGAATTGTTACAGATTATCCCAAAAAACCCTAAGGGGCTTTGGATTAATTCGACTTTTTCTCGTACAGATGCAGAAAAAATAAAATTAAATCAGTATGTTGAGTTTAGTGTTTCCGCTTATCCAAATACGGTTTTTTCTGCCTACGTTGCAAGCATAGAAGAAAAAGAGATGCCGATTGTAGAAAATACGGGTGATGTTGCGAAAAAATTGGATAGTCAAGTCAGTGTAAAATTTAATCTTTTAAATCAAGAACAAATGATGCAACAGCCATTACAAATTGGAATGCAGGCAAATCCAACTATTTTTTTAAATAAATTTGTTTCGCTTGAACAACAACGTCCGGGTTTATTTAATCAAAACTCTGAAAATAGAGATAACAAACCCAAAGAAGAAAATAAGCTGCCACAACAAACCACGCAAGAGCTTCAAAATGTTTCCGAAACGAAAAGTCCACCCCAAACTTTGCCTCAAAAAGTAGAACTTCCGCCTATGCAACCTGTTGCTCCCTCGGGTGAACAAGCTGCAACTGGATCAAGTCCTGGTCAAATTTTTCAAGATCAGGGCTATAATTCTTTATATGAAAAAACTGCTCCTCAACAAAATGTGGAAAAGCCTTTAAACGAAAACAAGAGTAATGATAAAGCCGAAGCTGTCAGTATAAGCCCGAATATGATTAACAATGGTGTAATCAAAAGTGCAAACCCTGTTCAAGATCCAAGATAAAAATACCAAGATAAAAAGACTAAAATGGAACAGTTTTAACTCGACTTAATAGCCCAGAACAGTAGACATTTTGTCAGGTTGATGGAAGAAGAATTCAACTCTGCGGTTTTTTGCCGGACTGTCTTCGCCTTTGGCAATTGGCCTTGAAGCCCCATAAGTAACGCTACTTATTGCTGCGTGGTTACTGCGGGGTTTACGCCTTTGTCGATTAAGTAGTTAGCGTACGGCAACAGTGGAACGTGCAAATATGATTAACAATGGTGTAATCAAAAGTGCAAATCCTGTTCAAGATCCAAGATAAAAATACCAAGATAAAAAGACTAAAATGGAACAGTTTTAACTCGACTTAATAGCCCAGAACAGTAGACATTTTGTCAGGTTGATGGAAGAAGAATTCAACTCTGCGGTTTTTTGCCGGACTGTCTTCGCCTTTGGCAATTGGCCTTGAAGCCCCATAAGTAACGCTACTTATTGCTGCGTGGTTACTGCGGGGTTTACGCCTTTGTCGATTAAGTAGTTAGCGTACGGCAACAGTGGAACGTGCAAATATGATTAACAATGGTGTAATCAAAAGTGCAAATCCTGTTCAAGATCCAAGATAAAAATACCAAGATAAAAAGACTAAAATGGAACAGTTTTAACTCGACTTAATAGCCCAGAACAGTAGACATTTTATCAGGTTGATGGAAGAAAAATTCAACTCTGCGGTTTTTTGCCGGACTGTCTTCCCCTTGAGCAATTGGTCTTGAGGCCCCATAAGCAACGCTACGTATTGCTGCGGGGTTTACGCCCTTGTCGATTAAGTAGCGTACGGCAACAGTGGAACGTGCAGAGGAAAGTTCCCAGTTTGAGGGGAAATATTGTCCGCCTGTTTCGCTGCTGTCGGCGTGTCCTCTAATTACTACAAAGATTTTGCGAGTTTTCATGATATTCGATACTTCGTTTAAAACTTTTACTCCTGCGGGTGTAAATAAAACGGAGTTTGGTTCAAACAAAACATCGCCTGATACTCTTAATAATACGCCGACTTCGCTATTGGTTATTCCGTTTTCAGCAATAGCTCTTGTATCTTGGTTAAGATTAAGCGAGCGTTGTAATTCGTAAGAAATAGCTTGGAAAGCCTTATTGTCTTCGCCTTTTGTTCCACCTGTTGTTAAAGATGGGGCGGGGGTTGCGGCTGAACCTTGAACGGGCGTTGTTGAACCATCGGCAATATTATAGTCGGCTTGGAACATTGGCGCGAGTTCTTTTTTAGTCTCAGGCGGAGTCATGTTGAGAATCCACATAAGTAAAAAAAACGCCATCATTGCAGTAACAAAGTCTGCGTAAGCTACCTTCCAAGAACCGCCACTCATATCAATAAACTCCTAATATCCCAGAGTCAAAGACAGACTATCGGGTTTGTGAAAATAAAATTCTACTCTGCGATTTTTAGCACTCGCGGGGTCGTTTGGTCCAAAGCTTGGAACGAGAGGAACGGTATCCGCATATGCCACACTGCGAACTCTAGACGGATCAACGCCTTTATCAACCAAATAACGAACGGCAACCGTTGCACGTGCAGCCGAAAGTTCCCAACGAGAAGGAAAATAAGGCAAGCCTGTTTCTGATGAATCGGCGTGCCCTCTAACTACAACATAAATATTACGATTTTTCAGTATTTTGGCAACTTCGTCTAAAACTTGCATGCCGGCTTGAGAGAAAACAACGGAGTTTGGTTTAAACATTACGTCGCCAGCAACACGCAAGAGAACACCGGCATCGCTTCTGGTTAAACCGACACTTTTTTGTGCATCAGCTTCTTCGGCGAGCAGTAAAGATTTTTGTAATTCGTTTGATATTGCTTGGAGGTTTTCGGCATCTGCCTTGTCTCCGCCTATTGTAAGACTTGAGATAGGCGAAACACCTTCGCCGGGCATAGGAGCCCTACCTTGTTCATCGGATAATTTATAGTCTGCCGTAAAATATTGAGCCAATATTTGCTTGGTCTCAGGCGGAACCATATTTAAAATCCACATAAGCAGGAAAAATGCCATCATAGCCGTTACAAAGTCTGCATAGGCTACTTTCCATGAGCCACCGCCCATAGTTAACTCCTTAATTTAATATCTTGACTGTAAATTTTATAAAGTTACCCTTTTACTTTTTGTTCCATTTCTAAAAATGATGGACGAAAAGACATTGGAATAGAGCGTCTACCGTATTCAAGGGCAATTATCGGGCTTGAACCACGCATGGCGGCACCGATTGCTTCTCTAATAGATTGAAAGAAAAAGTTTTGTTCTCTGGCTTGGTTTTCCATTTTGGCAGCAATAGGTCCAAACACACCATAACAGAGTAAAATACCTAAGAAAGTACCAACAAGAGCCGCACCGATATGGTGTCCTAAAACTTCCGGTGGCTCGTTAATAGCACCCATGGTAACAACAACACCCATAACGCAAGCAACGATACCCATACCCGGTAATGAATCTGCCATGTGTGCGACGTTATGAGCCCCGACCATTTCTTCTTCGTGCATAATTTCCATATCAACAGACATAAGGTGGTCTAACTCGCCGATACTTCCTGTTGTTAAATATACACGAAAAGTATCACCAATAAACAAACAGGCGGATTTGTTTTTTGCTAAACCTCGAAAAAGCGGGCTTGATGCCGGGTCTTCTATATCTTTTTCAACGCTGATAACACCTTCACGGTTTATTTTTGCAAAAAGAGCATATAAGGCACTTAAAAGTTCGAGATAATCAGCTTTAGATGGTGTTTTTCCAAAATAAGCGTGCCCTGCACCCTTTAAGGATAATTTAAGAGAGCAGGCTGTTCCAGAGGTAATAAACGCACCCATCGCCGCACCGAAAATAATTATTAATTCTGCGGGTTGCAATAACATGGCAAATGGACCATTAACCATGGCAAACCCACCTAAAACCGAGGCAAAAACAATAATCAAACCGGCAACTGCAATCATAAAACGCCCCCTTGGGCAATAATTATTTTAAGTTTAGAAAAACAGAGTTATAAGTAGTTATTTTATAAGCTGCAAATTAAATCATAAAGTTAACCGATATGGTTTTTCTTTAATATTTAGAAAGTGTTAGCATTACAACTTAACTTATGTTGATAAACAAAAACAAGCAAATTATCTTGCTTTTATACTGGATATTGAGCATTTGTCAAGCCTTATGGAAAATTATATG
Encoded here:
- a CDS encoding SRPBCC family protein; its protein translation is MFYWTFEESATTTASPEAIWELWSNVDSWSKWDCGVKWAKLETTFSQGEYISIKPVNGPKVRCLLEEVTPFKSFTTRNNLPFTTIIFRHQISNGVITHKVEMRGFLTPLFKRLFGKETQRELPQAIRTLIDMAENNTKTTKE
- a CDS encoding BON domain-containing protein, encoding MKKILLLFLLLSLCLLGACATINDERSLGTQLSDTSIETKIKTALLFESPIKSIRDVNIYSFNGDVYLVGQLPKELRTFAVNKAQSVDGVNKVTAHWFPTDSSSTINDTRLEANIDSELLLHKDIKSTQVRVDVWGGHVVLLGLMSSQREIDRVVNLVKTMTYVKSVTNYLNVATNTQY
- a CDS encoding HlyD family secretion protein, with the translated sequence MSIKSKVISIVMILGVIGFGYWFWLGGQELKTDNAVVEGDIIPIYAGISGYINKAELNNNDEVKAGDLLVSFDTTEYIMALTDENAKLAKMKQLSPNLGMSDAPTRNSSLQQLQHNEEVLKQELSHYSTLHAQAMIELSRVKNLVAQGSMSAEQLEIARNAENVIKSNLELVKFKMETASRARAAKDQEIQQTLSDLDSAYVRFTNQDYEAQVARVRKAEEELQRCYIKAPISGYIINKNVKVGKMAEKGQELLQIIPKNPKGLWINSTFSRTDAEKIKLNQYVEFSVSAYPNTVFSAYVASIEEKEMPIVENTGDVAKKLDSQVSVKFNLLNQEQMMQQPLQIGMQANPTIFLNKFVSLEQQRPGLFNQNSENRDNKPKEENKLPQQTTQELQNVSETKSPPQTLPQKVELPPMQPVAPSGEQAATGSSPGQIFQDQGYNSLYEKTAPQQNVEKPLNENKSNDKAEAVSISPNMINNGVIKSANPVQDPR
- a CDS encoding OmpA/MotB family protein — protein: MSGGSWKVAYADFVTAMMAFFLLMWILNMTPPETKKELAPMFQADYNIADGSTTPVQGSAATPAPSLTTGGTKGEDNKAFQAISYELQRSLNLNQDTRAIAENGITNSEVGVLLRVSGDVLFEPNSVLFTPAGVKVLNEVSNIMKTRKIFVVIRGHADSSETGGQYFPSNWELSSARSTVAVRYLIDKGVNPAAIRSVAYGASRPIAQGEDSPAKNRRVEFFFHQPDKMSTVLGY
- a CDS encoding OmpA/MotB family protein is translated as MGGGSWKVAYADFVTAMMAFFLLMWILNMVPPETKQILAQYFTADYKLSDEQGRAPMPGEGVSPISSLTIGGDKADAENLQAISNELQKSLLLAEEADAQKSVGLTRSDAGVLLRVAGDVMFKPNSVVFSQAGMQVLDEVAKILKNRNIYVVVRGHADSSETGLPYFPSRWELSAARATVAVRYLVDKGVDPSRVRSVAYADTVPLVPSFGPNDPASAKNRRVEFYFHKPDSLSLTLGY
- the motA gene encoding flagellar motor stator protein MotA; amino-acid sequence: MIAVAGLIIVFASVLGGFAMVNGPFAMLLQPAELIIIFGAAMGAFITSGTACSLKLSLKGAGHAYFGKTPSKADYLELLSALYALFAKINREGVISVEKDIEDPASSPLFRGLAKNKSACLFIGDTFRVYLTTGSIGELDHLMSVDMEIMHEEEMVGAHNVAHMADSLPGMGIVACVMGVVVTMGAINEPPEVLGHHIGAALVGTFLGILLCYGVFGPIAAKMENQAREQNFFFQSIREAIGAAMRGSSPIIALEYGRRSIPMSFRPSFLEMEQKVKG